DNA from Daucus carota subsp. sativus chromosome 1, DH1 v3.0, whole genome shotgun sequence:
CAAACGCACCTGTAGCATTTCCAAGTGGTAATATCTCATGGAAACCTATTGTACAGGCAATGCTGAGGATCATCAATAACCAGTTGACATCTGGAATATATACTTGACCATGTATTTTATTTGATGTATGAACAACTTTAACTCTTGGAAAGCAACTAAGTGCCTGACACTGGTTAATGATCGAGAAAGTAGCTGTTATAGTTGCCTGGCTTCCAACAGCAGCTGCAAAGAGGGATAACACCACAAAGAAATGGCGAACTACTTCTGAACTCCCTGTGTCTTCATACGAGTAAAACAACACAGAGTTAGCGAAATTATTTAAGAAACAACCGTAAAATATCACGACTTACGATTAGGCACTGATTCACGGAGATGAAAGTACTCTGAAGATGCATTTTGAGTGACACAAACCACTTCATCGTCATGAGGAATCAAGTGCTTGGAGATGAAAGCAGCTTGCCCAGCATAACTCAAAACAAGGGCTGGGTAAACCAAGCAAACAAATGCAATCTGCAGCAGAAATTAAGAGATCATCCAAGTCTTCATATGAACTAACAGATAGTGTGAAGAGCAATTCTTCTCAAAATTTCTATCTCTTGATATTTAGTCATCACTAAAACATCTTTTTTTACCAacaaaattctaacaatatgaAATCTGTGTTGCATCGTGAGGGAGCTATGCTGTCACATGTACACAGTCATGTAGAGAAAATACTTTGAATGAACTGTTTAAAATTCAGTACTACCTTGATGGATTTCTTTGAGAAATGACCTAGATCAGTAAACATTGCCTCGGATCCTGCATATGTAAATTTTCCTCTCTTGTAGTCAGAAAGATGAAGCTAAAGTCCAAGGGATTATGTTGAATACTATATATAAGAGCTTTGGATATgatcaacaaaaataataaagttcCACATGACTCACCTGCTATACATAGAACAAGGTTCCCCAGTAACTTCCAACTTTTAATGGTGGAGTGTTTCATAAATTTGAACATGTATGTGGGGGACATTGCCTTCAAGATACGGTGATCCCAGTGAACAATATTATACAATCCCACACCGCTGATGAGAAAAAGCCATATGATGACAACCGGAGCAAATATGATCCCTATCTTGTGGGTTCCATACCGTTGCACCGAAAAAAGGCAAACTAAGATAAAACATGCTGTAGGAACTGGTACATCTGGAAAGGATGGAAAGAAAGGTACAAGTCTTCatctttttgtttttagttAAGCAAGCAAACAACCTATGCACATATGCACCAACTTTATGAGGAACTGATCATATTGTGGTGCTATCATAACTTTGGTATTTATTTGTATTACCTTCATATTCTTAATAGGTGAAAGTTTAGATCCATAGCAGATCTTCATGGTGTATAATTTTGAGGACAAATCAAAGGTATATGAACAGTCAGAATTAAAACATGTCCAtgacatattattattttgtaaccCGATTCAATTTGGCTCCAAAAGCTAATAGGAATGATAAGGAAGTTGGGAAGAGGAAGACGGCATTCCTTATTCAGACATCTTAGGTTCTATCTGTATTACAGTTGTCTGCATGTCATGCACGCACTATCGGTGCTGATTGTGCACAGCAATAAAGAGATTGTAAAAACACACCACTCAACTGATGGAATGTACTTACATTTCTTTAAGTCCTTTTCAAGGTCTCCACACTCTGAGGTAGCTGCTAAGAAGCACAATTTGTTAGAAAAATTAGCATTAAAAATGTCCTAATGGTAGGCAACACTATAAAATAACCTCAAGAGACCAATgaacttttcttttcttacatTTCTCTAAAATCTTTGCCAATGATAGTTGGAGCCCTTTTGATGCTGATAAAACTGGATTGAAGAAAAGCTATATAAATAACTCAGCCATTGGAACATTTTTAAGTAGGCATATAATACTTAATAAAGAGCATGAGTGCATCACATCTTTAGAAAAGATCATGCAGATCAACAAACCAGATAGAGCTGGCGTTAGAACTCCATCGCCAATCATCATACAGGAACCAAATAAAGCCAACAACAGCATCATATAATGACTGATCTTGTTATTCTTGATGGCCCTTCTAGCCCTTGAATTCTTCTTGCCCGGGCTAGTACTGCCTGTCTCGTAATGCATGATTTCATCAGAACTTTCATCACTTGGAAGCAGCCCAACTTTGGCATGTCTGCATAGCAGTGAGTATAATGAAAAGGTACCACCTGAGAAATTAGATGGAGGTCAACAGGACTTCTAGACATATACCGTTAAACTTGTacaattttattcaatataataCCTTCTCCATTGTCATCAGCCCTCAACACTATGACAGCATATTTCAGTAAAGGAACAATGGTTAGAGTCCAAAATATAAATGAGAACAGCTCATATAAACGCTCATCTGAATCGATATCTTTTGGGCGCATCGATCCAAACACATACAATGGGGCAATACTTAAGCGACCATAGACAACTCCAATGCTTTGAACTGTCAAAAGGATGGTCCTCCTCCAAGTTTCTTTCTGAAAAATTTGTTTCTATGTCAATAAACATCTCATGTTGATAATATTTTCCAAGTATATTGCAGATGATAATCATtaaaagttttttatttttttaaaaaggttaacaaagttatacaaaaTATAGGATTGACccctttacaaaaaaaaaagaaaaaaagatatAGTGACCACAAATTATATGTTTATGAGCAAAACCTTTAAGCAAGATTTTcagcctgataagcactctagTCTGTATTTTGGACTGGCACATTTTTGGATAAACAGCATCATTCAAAGTTGTTGGTTAAAGTATGCAATTACATATTAGGATGACCAAATTATTAAATCTATAAGAGTTCATCACTCTAAACCAATAAATTTTCTTCCTTAGATCTTATTATTCCCTGTCACTTAACCATGACAAATTTATCGAAGACTGATATATATGACAAAATAGTGTTAGATGTTTATTAGGTATCAGTGATAGCACCCGAGGGGAGCATCAGATCCCCtattaaaacaattttagaagtAGACTCCCAACCAGGATCTTGGTTACACAATACGTCGGATCCACTGGAAGCCAATGGGCGTATCTTACAACATGCTATCGTAACCGGCAAtactttttcaaaataataataaaaagagaAATGCTAGAGCTCCTAAAACTTTTTTCGGAAAAAATAACAAATGCTGAGTTGTCAATATATTATAACTCTCCCCCTTATAATTTAGTGGCCCCGTATGCATATAGACACCACAAATCAAATATGTTGTGTGTTCTTTGGGAACAATTTTGGGATCTCCGAACCCCAGCATTGGTCATAAAACATAATACGATAGGTATACCCTCTCCAAAAATACGATGTTAAGTAACTATCTTCCTTAATAACTTTATTAAACAATACATTTGTTAGATGTAGCATTGGTGACACTATGTTGTCTATCAAGTAGGAAATAGGGAAGTAAAAAATACAATGATAATTTTTATGTCTAGCATTGATTGAAAGTTCAGTTTTAGTGGCATTACCGCTcaacataaattttttatatataatatacgtgTGTTGTATACATGTAGATGTATGTACAGCTTATACAAATGTACATATGTTTCTCTATGTAAAAACCATTGTTCATCCTCAATTCCGTCATATCCAATCAAATTTGTATATAAGATACAATCTAATAAACAAGATAAATGAATTAAGAGATTTAAACTTGAGGGCCACCCACAGAAGTCAGAACTAAAAAAGGGCAAACTAAAGAACAGTGTAATTCCGattaggaaaaaaattatagagccACCGGCCCACCGTAAATGTATATCTCTAAATTTCGAACAAAGACAAAACTGCTTAAATAATcctacaaaaaaataattacagaATTCCTCTCCTTCCAACTGCCAAAGTGCAGCTCCCCTTGACATTAAAGACCAGATCTAATCCACAGCAACATCTTATCTTAACTGATCCAGATAAGTTCACTTTTAAATGTATTTCCTATTGAGCATCCATCTAGATTATCAAGAAGAAAATGAACCATCACACTACACACTATACCCAGAAGCACAAGAACAACAAAttgaacaaaaatatacaatcaaGAGGTTAAAAATGAAGTTGGGCAGACAAATTTGCTCTTAGAGGTCTAGAGTTCGATTCCCACCGCCCCTCAGAGAACTTAAAATCTAATGcactcaaaattacccaaattGCCAACAACAAGATAAGGACCAAAATTGCCATTTTGCAAACTCACACTCCTATTCCTACTCAAATTTTAACTTGAATTTCAGCTTGCCAAGCTACCCCTAACTGAACTCTATCTTGTTGTCTAAACATCAAGCAAGAAAgctaaaaagatttaaaaggGTCCAATTAAGACCATTATAACAATCCGAACATCATGATCATAGCAGTAATTAACCAAAAAAAACACAGTAAAATCTTGAAAAGACAAGAAAAGATTTACCTGAATGTCGGGAAGATGATTCAGTGGAGAAGCCATGAAGAGATGTTACAGAGCAGGAACAAAGCTCGCATTTGAAAGGGATTGAGGTGTGAAGTAGTgtaataaatttgacaggagaATGAAACAATGTCTGAGGTGGTCTGAGCGACGAGCAAAACGAGGAGAAAAAGCACAACAAGGCCCTGTTATTCTTGGACCTTGTCTTTATAACTTATGTAACccctttttttattattttcttattttatggGCACCgcaatgtttttataaaatataaatcagtaatttgtatttaaaattaaaattataatattttaatttttattcagtaaaaagtttaaaaataatttgcaaaattatagctcataaaaatattaatataagtgAATGGGAGAGAGGAAATATATGTTTGCTCTTATAAAATACTCTAatgtattaaattaatttgttataatctgaacaaatatttaatattcaaaattttatttaaaaagaaatcataaaattatggtttatatgtgttttaaagtatatgtgaaaaataaaattaaataaataagacGAAAGGAGGAATCAGTAGGGTTGTCTAACGGTTATTTAACTACTACTAATAATGTGGGTTAAATGAATGATTTGTGGGGGATATGTGCATGACAAATTTGAAACGGATATGGACGGCAGAAGGTTGCAATCACCTTAGCGGACTCGCACTTTTCTCTCTTGTTTTTTTATCAGTTTCACTTCATCTGTCATCTACAATAATCACGTCTTTTTATGTATAAtaatatgtttaaaatttatctttgtccttatttatttattcttattATTGTTATGTTATATTATACTGTATAAAGGAGAATGTGACCCTCTATAATTGTTCCAGTTATGTTTATATGTTGTTGGAGAACacgttaatttaaaattttataaaacaatattCCTTTTTAGTTTCTAATATACAGAAGTAAGTAGTTATACAAGACATACATCTAATTTGTATGTTGAGAAATAATACATACTAGTTGATagcccgtgccaagcacgggtttaaataaaattttaaaatttgttattcatTAGaagaataatgttttttttaattatattattatatctttattatacctatttaaattattgtttttaaatgatatttaaattattgttatttaatataagatcttctaattattaaaatttgatcatactttaaatttatttcataataatatgggTCCATGTTCTATGGAGTccacaaaataagagtattgttgtccaaaattatttaaaaatactctactcgtttcaattttaatttttttagtctataatatttgtaaacatctgacaatttgcaggttatgttctgcaatataatcgttgcaatcaaaagataaaacaattatattataaatcactaaacattatatatgttctaaaatataactcataagtagaataatgatttgatatcaaatatcttgacgtatgtctagagttttatttcttttattatatgttgcaatatggataatgacttcattttctttgagtttctatttgtcaagtcagtgttgcTACCGCCTAATTCATCTTTATCGTaatcttctgaaaaacactaaatgataataattattattattgaaaaataaataaccaagttttttggtactttggtatcaatatcgaatcttgtttattttaattctgaaatatgattgaaattttataaatttgtttcgtaaattaaattgtatgagttttaaatattaaaacaaatatttgacgtatgtctagagtttctgttcttttattatatgtggcaatatggacaatgacttcaatttttttttaagtttctatttgtcaagtcagtgttaccaccgccttattcgtctttatcgcaatcttctaaaaaacactgaatgataataataataattattattaaaaaataaatgatcaagttttttggtactttggtatcaatatcgaatcttgtttattttaattctgatatATGATAGAActtttatagatttgtttcataaattaaagtgtatgagttttaaaaattaaaacgaatatttgacgtatgtccagagttttggttcttttattatatatgttgcaatatggacaatgacttcatttttttaagtttccatttgtcaagtcggtgttaccaccgccttattcgtctttatcgcaatcttctggaaaacattgaatgataataataattattattaaaaatatatgaccaaatttttgggtactttggtatcaatattgaatcttgtttattttaattctgaaatacgatagaagttttataaatttgtttcgtaaattaaagtgtatgagttttaaaaattaaaacgaatatttgacgtatgtatggagttttggttcttttattatatgttgtaaTATGGACactgacttattttttttaagtttccatcaagtcagtgttaccaccgccttattcgtctttatcgctatcttctgaaaaacattgaatgatagtaattattatttattaaaaatatatgaccaatttttttggtaatttggtatcaatattgaatcttgtttactttaattctgaaatacgaTAGaagttttatcaatttatttcgtaaattaaattgtataaattttaaaaattaaaacgaataatttcgttgacattattattctattgataggaattatattaatatcaatatgaactccctatttatttgaactctgaagtatgataaaagatttatagagttgttacgtatattaaattatttgagttttaaaaaattaaaacaaataattttgttggtaacatatttttattagtaagataattgttataataaaaaatcctgtcaaatatagaagttttttttgataatagtaataattgttaaataaaaattaatatgatgatagccaattttttatatgaattttatagaactgtttcataagttaaattgttagcgaGATTTAACTGTGCGAAtaggataaatgttatattacaaaatcctaaacaccatagaagtctttttatgtagtagtataataatcttaaccaatattgaaatttttatttataaaatccgaatcaatatagaagtcttttcataattgtataataataattatagaatcctaaaaatgtataataataagtataaaatcctaataatatgaaaatcttttcataattctataatgattgttgttattaaataaaaaatttatattacattgtcctaataaatattgaagtttttaataataaaattctaatcaatacagaagtctttcagtgtcctaatgaatattgaggtctttaataataaaattctattcaatataaaagtcttttaataataatataacaatgactataaaatcctaatcaatatgaaagtgaccaaattttggtacttttggtaccgatgttccaccgaaaagtggtttcgcttattaataaagggtattgattaCAATTCTTAATTACACAAATCAGATAGCCGGATTACTAATTATAAATCAACATTAACCAAATAAAATATACGTTACGAGTATTTTACTCCATATATTCGCTATTGGAGCATATCTGCTGAATAAAAAGTATGTGGCCTGCAATGTGCATAACGCATATACGTTCACTCACCGTCACGGGGACAGTGATGAGTCATCATTTGGATTTGGGAGCAACAGTGCAGGTGTGCGCACATGCTATTACTTTTTACAAATCCCTGCATTTATGGTCCAAATCATTTGCGTTTTACTCTTTCCGTCCCAATTTGTAAATCTCTTTtagaagaaaataaattatccGAAAATATTTCCTCCGTCTTAATTTGAGATggagtgtaaagaaaagaggACGGGTGTATTCGGTAAGGTAAGGGAAATAAAAGTCGGGTGATGTTAGATTTGATGAAAGCCGGCTTCTTTCTTCGATAAGAtagaattttcttaatttttcgaCTAATATAAAGTTGCTATTAGTCCTTGCCCCGCAAGGACAATCACTTTTCGCCATTTACACCCATttgcaatttattatttaaaaatatataatttttaatagaaTTTCAAAGTTATATTTGTGGTTGCAGATCTAGTTGCCAGCGGCTGCAGAAGatatgattgttttttttttgttttttttctcagaaaatgatatttttacaatttttattatacttttgcaatttttgaataaaattatagtatttttataaaaaaaactctgTAGACTTGAATATTTGTGAAAAAACTCCAAACATATTCTATAAAGATACGATTAAATAACTCAGAGTATCTCCAACGgtactcctaaatcattccttaAAAAGTCATATGAAATGTAGCTCTCAGTGAGTTAATACATCGGAAAACGTGAGAACTCTAATACTACTCTTTATAGTTAGCTCCtaattcacattttatatttattttatataaataggaggaaaaagttaactaaaagagaaaaaagattggaaaaaaaataatatcatattgagttaagagctactagatgctattttaaaaaaaagatcaagagtaggctcctaaatttttaaagagtatctaggagcccattggagcactcaggattttgatttgctcctaaaATTTAGACTTAAGAGTTTGTTTAGAGAGGCTTTTTGAGTTCTCTTAACATAGGTGAGTTATATAATGGAGACGGTATTTAGCCGAGTGATTTATGAGATGAGTAAATATTGCGAAGAGAGCGttcaaatttcacaaaatttagATTCGGaataaaattgtaattttgCCAGTTTTTTTATTACTGCAATAAATTAACAACTCCTcctaataaatttgttttagtCTTCAAGATAAGAAAGCTAATATAGTAGGCAGGTCGTAGCAGTCCTCGTAAAAGGAGAGGTCCATTTACCTACTTTAATCAATTATTCAAATGGGACAACACTTATAAAACTTAAATTAGTCTTGGATAAATAGTTAGCTCCAACTTAGGTTTTATTTGTCCATTTATTTCGGTATCAATATATTCCAGTTTTATGATGCTTAGCAAGAATACatgattaataattaaaattactcaaAACAGGAGATGGAAACAAactcaattattttaatttgccAACAGACAAATGACCAAGTCTagcatgaaaaatatttatattggaaAGAGTAGAAGTAGCAAAACATGAATCAGAAACTTCTGTATCAGTAGGAGAGCAAGTAAAAAGGATTAGGCTTGGAAGTGAATCTGCACAATCCAGCAGTTCTGGAACCACAGCCTCAATTGTATTATTCAAAGGTCCTGACATAAGCAATGATTTTGATCAGATTTTGcaatcaaattattttgatcaaGCAATTTTCTTATTAGCAACAACTTTTAtccataataaattataaataaaataattattcaaatatataaattaaaaataaattttcattttcaaataaCCTCTCGCATGTAAATTCTAATGCCGATAAAAAAGCTTTATGATGGCACGGAAATTAGTTGGTCAAACATGAAGTCAACTGAAAATGAGTATGGGCAATAATGCAATGTTTGGCATCCAAGCAAAAGAGGCGGTGATATTACACGCTCCAAGCTTTCAATTCCCTCCTTGTTCCCCAAGTATTTCTCGTTATCTTTTCTTCTGctcataataatttaatatttattttattacatttcgttgatattttaatattatttatcagaTTAAATCCCCATTTCTCATCTCTCGCTCCCCCAGTATAAATAAGAAACAAAAGCTCCTATTATTTCATCGCAATTATACATCAAACCCGTATACGTATACAACTAGCTGCAAAGAAGGGGCCgcctatacatacacatatacgtACGCGCGTATCGCAGATCTTTGTGGCGGAGGAGAGCTCATCTTTAATCACCCTTTCATCTTCTGTTCAggtattttgttttaatttaatcgATTTGATTGGATTTTTGTGTATGATTATGTTTGATTTGCGTCTTTTTAAGTGATATTAGGGTTTGATTGTGTGTATGTATCTGTTTTTGGGGGAATTTTTGTAATAGAATGATTTAGGTGGGGGAGATAGGTGAGATGgatcaaaattagggtttctgTTTGTGTTTTTAGTGGTtgtgaaattagggtttttttgtgtgtgttggaaagagagagagaggttttGAATAAGTAAAAACTGCACTAAAGGTTATGGGTGGTTTTGTACATTTCAGGAACAAAATATGAGCTTTCAAGTCCCAAATGAAAGAAGGGAAAATAGTAATAACAACAGCAATAGTCGGACTCGGATTCCCCAAAATCAAAGTGGTCGAGGTGGACGAAGAGAGTGGATTCCGAGAGGGACTAATAATGTTGTTGCTACTACAAACTTAACGCCTACGCCTGCTGCTGGGTCTGAGTCCAGTGTAGTTGAGGGAATGCCTGCACTAGTTAGGCAGAAACGGAATGGGAGTGGCGAGGGATCATCTATGGGTGGGAGAGGGAGGTCTAATGGAAGTTATGGGGATTTTAGTAAGAGATCGGTGTTGAATGGCAGTGGGAACAGACAGAACTTGGGTTCGAGGGGGCAGCATTATGGTAAGCCATTGAATCAGAAGAGGGAGAAAGCGAAGGAACAGAGTGTGCCCAAGGACTCTAGTTTGCCGCAGCTAGTGCAGGAAATTCAAGAGAAGCTGATGAAGGGTACGGTTGAATGCATGATTTGTTATGATATGGTGAAAAGATCTGCGCCAGTTTGGTCTTGTTCTAGCTGTTACTCAATTTTTCATCTGCATTGTACCAAGAAATGGGCACGTGCTCCTACTTCTGTTGACCTATCAGCTGGAAAGGATCAGGGATTTAATTGGCGATGTCCTGGTTGCCAATCTGTTCAGCTTACATCTTCAAAGGAGATTCGATATGTTTGCTTTTGTAGAAAGAGGGAAGAACCACCATCTGATCTTTATCTGACACCTCATTCGTGTGGGGAACCTTGTGGAAAACCACTTGAGAAAGAGATTCCAGGTGCTGGTGTGACCAAGGAGGATCTATGTCCTCATCTTTGTGTTTTGCAATGTCATCCCGGTCCTTGCCCACCTTGCAAGGCATTTGCTCCACCACGATTGTGTCCTTGTGGTAAGAAGGTAATTACAACGAGATGCTCTGATCGCAAGTCTGTTCTTACATGTGGAGAGCGCTGTGATAAACTTCTTGATTGTTGGCGTCATCGTTGTGAAAAAATATGCCATGTCGGTCCATGTGATACTTGTCAGGTTGTAATTAACGCCTCTTGCTTCTGCAAGAAAAAGTCTGAATCTGTTCTTTGTGGAGACTTGACTGTGAAGGGAGAAGTTGATGTAGTAGATGGTCTATTCTCATGCTCTTTACCCTGTGAAAAGCTGCTTAGTTGTGGAAACCATGTCTGCACAGCACCTTGCCATCCAGGGCCATGTGGGGATTGTGACTTATTACCAGGAAAGATTAAGACATGCTACTGTGGTAAAACAGGGTTAGAACAGGAAAGACATAGTTGTTTGGATCCAATTCCTACCTGTTCAGAAATCTGCAGCAAAACACTCCCTTGTGGGTCACATAAGTGTAAGGAGGTATGCCACTCAGGTGATTGTGCACCATGTCAAATGCTTGTAACTCAGAAGTGCCGATGTGGATCAACCTCTAGAACTGTGGAATGCTACAAGACGATGGGCGATGACAAATTTGCTTGTGATAAACCTTGTGGCCAGAAGAAGAGCTGTGGGAGGCATCGGTGCAGTGAGCGATGCTGCCCTCTATCTAGTTCAAAGAATCCATTGCCAGGTGATTGGGACCCGCATTTGTGCTCCATGTCCTGTGGTAAGAAGTTGAGGTGCGGGCAGCATTCCTGTGAATCTCTTTGTCACAGTGGACATTGCCCTCCTTGCCCTGAAACAATATTTACTGACCTGACATGCGCATGTGGAAGAACTTCAATtcctcctccacagccttgtgGTACACCTCCCCCTTCATGTCAGTTACCTTGCTCAGTTGCTCAGTCTTGTGGCCACTCATCCACCCACAGTTGCCACTTTGGGGATTGTCCTCCCTGTTCAGTTCCTGTAGCAAAGGAGTGTATTGGAGGACACGTGGTCCTCAGGAACATACCCTGTGGATCCAAAGACATCAGATGTAACCAGCTTTGTGGGAAAACTAGGCAATGTGGCATGCACGCATGTGCAAGAACTTGTCATCCTTCACCATGTGATTCTTCTACTGTACCTACTTCTGGTTTGAGGGCATCTTGTGGGCAAACATGCGGTGCACCAAGAAGAGACTGTCGGCATACATGCAGTGCTCTTTGTCACCCCTCTTCATTGTGCCCTGATGTTAGATGCGAGTTTCGGGTCACAATTACATGCTCTTGTGGAAATATTAGCGCTACTGTTCCTTGTGATGCAGGGGGCAGCAACAACGGGCACAATGTTGACTCTCTTCTTGAGCTTTCTGCAGTCCAGAAACTGCCTGTTCCGCTTCAGCCAGTGGAAGCAAATGGAAAGCGAATTCCACTTGGGCAAAGGAAGCTCACCTGTGACGATGAGTGTTTGAAGATGGAACGCAAACGTGCACTTGCAGATGCATTTGGTATTACTCCAAATCTGGAAGCACTTCATTTTGGTGAGAGTTCAGCTGTTTCGGAAGTGCTTTCTGACTTGTTTAGGCGGGATCCTAAGTGGGTCTTAGCTGTTGAAGAGAGATGCAAGTTTTTGGTCCTTGGCAGGGGTAGAGGTGGTTCCAGTTCCCTTAAGGTTCACGTATTTTGTCCAATGCTGAAAGAGAAGAGAGATGCAGTGAGGCTAATAGCTGAGCGCTGGAAGCTATCAATCAGCGCTGCTGGCTGGGAGCCAAAGCGTTTTATTGTGGTTCATGTTACTCCGAAATCGAAAGCCCCAGCTCGTATTTTTGGTTCCAAAGGTACAACAACAGCAAATATGATAACTCCATCTGTGTTTGATCCTCTGGTAGACATGGATCCCAGGCTTGTTGTTGCTCTATTTGAATTGCCAAGTGATGCAGATATCAGTGCATTGGTCTTGAGGTTTGGTGGAGAGTGTGAGTTAGTCTGGTTGAATGACAAGAATGCATTGGCTGTCTTTAGTGATCCTGCTCGGGCTGCTACTGCCATGAGGAGGTTGGACCAAGGATCTTTGTATTATGGGGCAGTAGTCCTTCAAAATGGGGGTGTTCCTGGAGTGGCTTCCGGAGCCAATGCTTGGGGTGGTCCAGGGGCTCCGAAGGATGGAGGATCAGGTTTGGCTATGAAGGGAA
Protein-coding regions in this window:
- the LOC108204472 gene encoding NF-X1-type zinc finger protein NFXL1 translates to MSFQVPNERRENSNNNSNSRTRIPQNQSGRGGRREWIPRGTNNVVATTNLTPTPAAGSESSVVEGMPALVRQKRNGSGEGSSMGGRGRSNGSYGDFSKRSVLNGSGNRQNLGSRGQHYGKPLNQKREKAKEQSVPKDSSLPQLVQEIQEKLMKGTVECMICYDMVKRSAPVWSCSSCYSIFHLHCTKKWARAPTSVDLSAGKDQGFNWRCPGCQSVQLTSSKEIRYVCFCRKREEPPSDLYLTPHSCGEPCGKPLEKEIPGAGVTKEDLCPHLCVLQCHPGPCPPCKAFAPPRLCPCGKKVITTRCSDRKSVLTCGERCDKLLDCWRHRCEKICHVGPCDTCQVVINASCFCKKKSESVLCGDLTVKGEVDVVDGLFSCSLPCEKLLSCGNHVCTAPCHPGPCGDCDLLPGKIKTCYCGKTGLEQERHSCLDPIPTCSEICSKTLPCGSHKCKEVCHSGDCAPCQMLVTQKCRCGSTSRTVECYKTMGDDKFACDKPCGQKKSCGRHRCSERCCPLSSSKNPLPGDWDPHLCSMSCGKKLRCGQHSCESLCHSGHCPPCPETIFTDLTCACGRTSIPPPQPCGTPPPSCQLPCSVAQSCGHSSTHSCHFGDCPPCSVPVAKECIGGHVVLRNIPCGSKDIRCNQLCGKTRQCGMHACARTCHPSPCDSSTVPTSGLRASCGQTCGAPRRDCRHTCSALCHPSSLCPDVRCEFRVTITCSCGNISATVPCDAGGSNNGHNVDSLLELSAVQKLPVPLQPVEANGKRIPLGQRKLTCDDECLKMERKRALADAFGITPNLEALHFGESSAVSEVLSDLFRRDPKWVLAVEERCKFLVLGRGRGGSSSLKVHVFCPMLKEKRDAVRLIAERWKLSISAAGWEPKRFIVVHVTPKSKAPARIFGSKGTTTANMITPSVFDPLVDMDPRLVVALFELPSDADISALVLRFGGECELVWLNDKNALAVFSDPARAATAMRRLDQGSLYYGAVVLQNGGVPGVASGANAWGGPGAPKDGGSGLAMKGNPWKKAVVQEPDWRVSSWGDEEETVGDSTRLEASVLKRNDAPIPASSNRWSILDAETTPSSSTSVVQITDPGEQSKSQMVSTLESGSSSSVTVEKHMDEQTSETVEDWEKAFD